The genomic window ATTGTTGTCTGGATCGGCGTCATCCACCAGTTCGACGGGGGTGATGTACAGCCGCTCGATGGAAGTGGAGGAGTTGTTGGTGATCACAAAATCAGCCTGCACCCATCTTTTGTTGAGGGTGCGGTCGGTGAGCGCCTCCACATTCAGGAGGGCGAGTTGCAGGCCGTTCACTTCCGCAAGGGTCTGTTTGGTGATGGAGGTCTGGCTGCTGACCACCCCGAGTTGCCCCGTGGGTTTCTCCAACCCGATGTTGTTGAAGTGGACTTCCACAATGCTGCTGGGTTTTGCCTGGGGTGGAGGTGGAGGGGTCACTCTGGCGCAGGAAGCCAAAAGAAGTGAAAACAGCAAGAGCATGTTTTTTTTCATGGGATGTCCTTGTTTGGAATTCATGTGGGATTGATGTTGACAGGGCTTCCCAGCAGGGTCAGCGCTTGCCATTTGCCGGTTTTGTGCAGGATGGGACGGGTGTAATGGTTGACAGGGGTGTGGCTCTGGGGGTTTCCCTGATGGGGGAGGGTGGCTTCAGTGTGTGAATTCAAAGATACAGCAGGTGTCTTCATCAAAAAGCCTCTTTCTGTCAGAAATGTCACGGGTAAAATAAAGTTTACCATCATGGTTTTGTGCTGTCTGTCCAAAATTCCCATGACTTTGCCAGAAAGTGCACAATTCAGAGGCATTTTGTGTTCTGTGTGCCAGACCGATTTGAATTTGAACCGGATCCAAAGATGATCCACTGTACACCGTAAGCGCTTTCGGTTATAATCTGCAGTATGTTGAACAAAGAACACTATCCTTCCCCGGAAGTGGTTCCGATTCACTACGCCACCCCCTCCCAATTGCGTCTACTTGGGTTGTGTGAAAACGGACTTGAGCCCATCGGCACCGTTGATACCAGAGGAAAAACCGTTCCCCTTTACCTGATCAGTCAGGCTTTCCCCGAGCGCACCCCAGTTCGATACTGATTTCATCGGTCAGGCACCAGAAGCCTGACTTTCATGGCCAAAAGCATCCACACTGAGCGATTTCGTGTGGATGCTTTCTTTGGATACACAAACCTTCAAGACTGTATTGTTGTAATCGCTTACAGAAGATAACTCGGATCGCTGGTGCATCAGACGGCTCCTCCCTTTTCGGGGTTCGGCCTGCGGTGCTCTGGTTCCATCCTTGCTGTTGTGGCATACTCGACTCCCGCACTTGAAGGAGGCAACATGATCTGGACCGAACGCACCCCGACCCCTGAGGAATACCGGGAACTCTGCACCGCAGTGGACTGGCAAAACGTGATGAATTTTGATGTGGCCCCCGAGGCCCTGAAAGCCTCTCTGTACAGTGTGGTGGTCCACAACCCTGAAGGCCAGATTGCTGGTATGGCCCGTGTGGTGGGTGATGGGTTCATCTACTTTTACGTGCAGGATGTGGTGATCCACCCTGCCTTTCAGGGTCAAGGACTCGGGCAGGCGTTGCTTGGGCGTGTGATGGAATGGATTCAAAACCACGCCCCAGAGAAAGCTTTTGTAGGTCTGTTCTCGGCACAGGGCAAAGAAGACTTTTACCGCAAGTTTGGCTTCGAGAACCACGAGGGTTTGACTGGCATGTTCACGGTGGTCAAACCGGGTCACTGAGCAAAAAGGGTTAGAATGCCCACCATGCGCATTGCCACCCTCACTTGCTCCAACACTGAAATTCTGGCGGCTCTGGGATTTGCCGATCACTTGTGTGCTGTAGACAACCACTCCGATTTTCCAGAGGAGGCTTTACAGGGCCTCCCCAGACTGGGACCGGACCTGAGCATCAACATGGCGCTTTTGCAGGAATTGAAACCGGATCTGGTGTTGGCAAGCCATTCGGTTCCGGGCATGGAAAAAGTGACCGCCCAGCTTGCGGAAACGGGCTTGCGGTATGAAATTCTGGACCCCACCTCGTGGTCCGGGGTGCTGGAAAGCATCCGTACAGTTGGGCGTGTTCTTTCCTGCATAGACCGTGCTGAAACCCTGATTCAGGACATGCAAAACGAAATCCAGAGCCTCAGGGAAAGTCTGCCTGCTTTTGAGGCCCCTCCAAAAGTGATGGTGGAATGGTGGCCCCGTCCGGTGATTGTGGCCACACAGGATTCATGGATCACCGACATGCTGCGTCTGCTCGGGGCAGAGAACGCTTTTTCCCATCTGGAAAAGCGGTCCAGTCCGGTGACCGACCAGCAGGTCATCGAAGCAGCCCCGGAACTGATCGTGTGCTCGTGGTGTGGGGTGAAAAAACTCCGGCCAGAGGTCATCGAAAACCGCAAAGGCTGGGAGCAGATTCCGGCCATCCAAAACCAGAAGGTGGTGTGCATCCCCGAGTCGGGGCTCGGTCGTCCGGGGCCACGCCTCATGGAAGGGTTCAGGGCTCTGGCAGAGGTGCTGAGAGAGGGATTTGCCCAACCTGAAGCACCTGCAAGACCTGTGCAGCCACACTGAGCGCAATCACTGCAGGGTCTTTTGAACGGATGCCTTCAAGACCCACCGGAGAAGTGATCCGGCCCAGAGCTTCTTCTGAAAACCCTTCTTTTAAAAGGTGCTGCCTGAAGTTCTGGCGTTTCACTTTGGATCCGATCACCCCGATGAAGGGAAAATCTGGTCGCTTCAGGGCCATTTCCAGCACCGCAAGGTCGGTGGCATGGTCGTGGGTGAGGATCAGAACCAGCGTTCCTTCAGGCAAATCCAGCACAGTGGCCTCTGGAATCGGGACGTGATGCCTGTGAAGGGTCGCTCTGGACGCTGGAATCTCTGGAATCTGGTTTTCCCGGCTGTCAAAAAGCTGCAGGGTGATGGGAAGTTTGCTCAGATGAAAAGCCACCCCCTGCCCAATGTGCCCAAGGCCATAAATGGCAACCGTAGGCTGCTGAAACTGGATCACCTCGTAAAGCAGGGTGACTTCCCCTCCGCAGCATTGCACGGTGTGGGCCGGGGTTTCTTTCTGGGTGAGCCTCAAAACTTCGGTCACGGGAGCCTGTTCGCCAGAGGCCAGCAAACCTCGGGCTTTCTGGATGGCGTGGTGCTCCATGAAGCCCCCTCCCAAGGTGTGAAACGCCTCTGTGGTGGTGACCAGCATTTTCACCCCTGCCTGTTGTGGCGCGTGTCCCCGGACGTGCAGCAAGGTCACCATCACGGTGTTTTCTCTGGCCTCAGAGAGGCGTTTCAGGGTCTGGGTCCATTCAGCCTGGAACATGCGCCTTCTTGCGTGCTGCAGCAAAGAAACTGACTTCAGGGGTGATGGGGGAGGGGACATCGGTAAACTGTCCGGTGTGCTGGAACAGCGCATCCTTGAGGGCTTCCCGCACGGCGATTGCCAGCATTAAAGGGGGCTCGCCAACGGCTTTGGATCCGAAGACCACCCCCTCCTGAGGGGTGTTTTCCAGTAGGTGCACATGGAAGTGCTCTGGGGCGTCCATCAATGTGGGCAGTTTGTAAGTCGAGGCGTTGCGGGTGGCCAGTTGCCCAGCAGTGTTCCAGCGCAGGTCTTCCAGCGTGAGCCAGCCCATTCCCTGAATGAAGCCCCCTTCAATCTGGCCCCGGTCAATGGAAGGGGTGAGGCTTTCCCCCACATCATGCACGATGTCCACCTGACGGACGTGGTGCATGCCCGTCAAAAGGTCGATTTCCACCTCTGCAACACAGGCCCCATAAGAAAAATAAGCGAAAGGTCGCCCATCGGCTTTTTCTTTGTTCCAGTGGATGTCTGGCGTGGCATAAAAGCCATCGCTGAACAGTTGAATCCTCTGGTAATAGGCAGCTTTGACGGCTTCTTTGAAGGTCCAGACGGCCTGTCCGTTGTGCCAGAATTGACCGTCTTTCAGGGTCAGGTGGGCTTTTTCGACCTGAAGGTACCGTGAGGCCACGTCCAGAAGCCGCTCTTTCAGGGTGTCACAGGCATTTTTGACGGCTCCACCATTCAGGTCAGAGCCTGTGGAAGCCGCAGTCGCAGAGGTGTTGGGCACCTTGTCGGTGCGGGTGGGCATCACCTTGATGTGCGTCTGGTCAATGCCCAGAGTGCGCGCAGCAATGGCCTGAATTTTGGTGTGCAGGCCCTGACCCATTTCGGTTCCGCCGTGGTTCACCTGCACCGATCCGTCCTGATAAATCAAAACCAGAGCTCCGGCCTGATTGTACGCCGTCATGGTGAACGAAATGCCGAATTTGACCGGAGTGATCGCCAGACCTCGGATTTTGTGCTTGCTGCTCTGGTTGAAGGTGTTGACCTCTTCAGAACGTTTCAGGTAATGGCTGCGCAGCAAAGCTTCGTTCCAGACCCGCTCCAGTTTCCATGCGTCCGTCACCTGCTGGCCGTAATGGGTGAAGTCCTCTGGGGTGTAAAAATTCTGCTGCCTGACCTGATGCGGAGGCAGGCCCAGCGTGCGGGCCACCCGGTCCAGAATGTGCTCGATCACCACCATGCCCTGAGGACCCCCAAAACCACGGAAAG from Deinococcus misasensis DSM 22328 includes these protein-coding regions:
- a CDS encoding GNAT family N-acetyltransferase translates to MIWTERTPTPEEYRELCTAVDWQNVMNFDVAPEALKASLYSVVVHNPEGQIAGMARVVGDGFIYFYVQDVVIHPAFQGQGLGQALLGRVMEWIQNHAPEKAFVGLFSAQGKEDFYRKFGFENHEGLTGMFTVVKPGH
- a CDS encoding ABC transporter substrate-binding protein is translated as MRIATLTCSNTEILAALGFADHLCAVDNHSDFPEEALQGLPRLGPDLSINMALLQELKPDLVLASHSVPGMEKVTAQLAETGLRYEILDPTSWSGVLESIRTVGRVLSCIDRAETLIQDMQNEIQSLRESLPAFEAPPKVMVEWWPRPVIVATQDSWITDMLRLLGAENAFSHLEKRSSPVTDQQVIEAAPELIVCSWCGVKKLRPEVIENRKGWEQIPAIQNQKVVCIPESGLGRPGPRLMEGFRALAEVLREGFAQPEAPARPVQPH
- the xdhC gene encoding xanthine dehydrogenase accessory protein XdhC, translated to MFQAEWTQTLKRLSEARENTVMVTLLHVRGHAPQQAGVKMLVTTTEAFHTLGGGFMEHHAIQKARGLLASGEQAPVTEVLRLTQKETPAHTVQCCGGEVTLLYEVIQFQQPTVAIYGLGHIGQGVAFHLSKLPITLQLFDSRENQIPEIPASRATLHRHHVPIPEATVLDLPEGTLVLILTHDHATDLAVLEMALKRPDFPFIGVIGSKVKRQNFRQHLLKEGFSEEALGRITSPVGLEGIRSKDPAVIALSVAAQVLQVLQVGQIPLSAPLPEP
- the xdhB gene encoding xanthine dehydrogenase molybdopterin binding subunit yields the protein MSKHESAWLHVDGSAKFTEDLLKDHPHALHAYPVQAPHPHARVLSIDTSLAEKAAGVVKILTAEDVIGENDTGISRRDEPLFPSLIEYAGQAVVWVLAQSREQARLGAQMVRVEYEPLEPVLDLKEAISKESFHSGPIQMAKGNTLQALENSEHLLTGELDISGQEHFYLETHASFAKLDESGTLFVHSSTQHPSETQDIVARVLGVPRSEVIVQCTRMGGGFGGKESQSNPYASVAALGAKLTGKPVLVRLSRAQDTTLTGKRHPFHARYQVGFDSDGTLQALKLDLFADGGFSLDLSEPIVSRALFHSDNAYFIPHMQVTGQVCKTHKTSQTAFRGFGGPQGMVVIEHILDRVARTLGLPPHQVRQQNFYTPEDFTHYGQQVTDAWKLERVWNEALLRSHYLKRSEEVNTFNQSSKHKIRGLAITPVKFGISFTMTAYNQAGALVLIYQDGSVQVNHGGTEMGQGLHTKIQAIAARTLGIDQTHIKVMPTRTDKVPNTSATAASTGSDLNGGAVKNACDTLKERLLDVASRYLQVEKAHLTLKDGQFWHNGQAVWTFKEAVKAAYYQRIQLFSDGFYATPDIHWNKEKADGRPFAYFSYGACVAEVEIDLLTGMHHVRQVDIVHDVGESLTPSIDRGQIEGGFIQGMGWLTLEDLRWNTAGQLATRNASTYKLPTLMDAPEHFHVHLLENTPQEGVVFGSKAVGEPPLMLAIAVREALKDALFQHTGQFTDVPSPITPEVSFFAAARKKAHVPG